In the Quercus lobata isolate SW786 chromosome 5, ValleyOak3.0 Primary Assembly, whole genome shotgun sequence genome, one interval contains:
- the LOC115991943 gene encoding rac-like GTP-binding protein RAC1, giving the protein MSTSRFIKCVTVGDGAVGKTCMLISYTSNTFPTDYVPTVFDNFSANVVVDGSIVNLGLWDTAGQEDYNRLRPLSYRGADVFLLAFSLISKASYENVSKKWIPELKHYAPNVPIVLVGTKLDLREDKHFLADHPGAAPITTAQGEELRKMIGAVLYIECSSKTQQNVKTVFDAAIKVALRPPKPKRKKPRQQKPCAFL; this is encoded by the exons ATGAGCACATCCAGATTTATTAAGTGTGTGACTGTGGGAGATGGTGCTGTAGGAAAGACTTGCATGCTCATTTCCTATACTAGCAACACCTTTCCAACG gatTATGTTCCAACAGTGTTCGACAATTTCAGTGCCAATGTGGTAGTGGATGGTAGTATAGTGAATCTTGGTCTATGGGATACTGCAG GGCAGGAAGATTACAATAGGCTAAGGCCTCTAAGTTATAGAGGGGCTGATGTGTTTTTGTTGGCCTTCTCTCTCATCAGCAAGGCCAGTTATGAGAACGTCtccaaaaag TGGATCCCTGAGCTAAAACATTATGCTCCCAACGTGCCGATTGTGCTTGTGGGAACCAAACTTG ATTTGCGAGAAGACAAACACTTTTTGGCTGATCATCCTGGAGCAGCACCAATAACCACTGCTCAG GGTGAGGAATTGAGGAAAATGATTGGTGCAGTCCTTTACATAGAGTGCAGTTCTAAAACACAGCAG AATGTGAAGACTGTTTTTGATGCGGCAATAAAGGTTGCTTTGAGGCCACCAAAACCAAAGAGGAAGAAGCCACGCCAGCAAAAACCGTGTGCTTTCCTCTAA